A window from Calliopsis andreniformis isolate RMS-2024a chromosome 5, iyCalAndr_principal, whole genome shotgun sequence encodes these proteins:
- the Alg12 gene encoding alg12 alpha-1,6-mannosyltransferase isoform X1 produces the protein MDHLIILVAMVHLLYCPFTKVEESFNLQAMHDILYHGFNLSEYDHHEFPGVVPRSFVGPIIISGLASPLIATINYLHLNKFFAQYIVRAILALLVILMLKLYKDALQSIFGSQFTKWFVIITVTQYHFMYYLSRPLPNIMAMPLVLLALFGWLRQNHIVFIWSSAAAIIIFRAELAMLLGLFLLYDITNMKLTIPRLLKIAVPAGIFFLTLTITIDSIFWRRLMWPEGEVFYFNTILNKSSEWGTSPFLWYFYSALPRGLAFSYFLIPLGMLWDARVRTLTVPGIVFVGLFSFLPHKELRFIIYVFPLLNVSVAAVCHRIWENRTKSPWNGFLALVIIGHLVLNTLFSMFLLCVAGSNYPGGLAITKLHRLEKDSIDPVHVHIDVLTAQTGVSRFTQINDSWIYSKQENLMIDDPQMLQFTHLLMEAKSKYSPNIKPYLKTHDILDSVDGFSHIVLNYNMLPPIRIKTKPIIFIMKRKPNIRYDPKRAETQAFSKLQLQSDTQKSIENKVMKNDTVKSMEPILDEIMESLEEFEKPLNVSSESTFDIKEEEPIMSSDVQDESKQSNEALNTEQISINLPESNLSYLKTPVQEEKTQNLSEVANDIKSDNNTKLQHNVENISITTENKLNINDEESERMRKIKERSKLSNVLQEGSRIKETVKKMIQEKLEAVKLKKDTADEKKILDDPEKMNANIKRVPIKVELPQKVKIVPKQELRERSTTVQETVKDNKAVNVRDSIRNIINQFKEFEKDFVHEELQLTKKEHSTEHSEQSVKISTETLDTSIETRPKTLDNPMDEVDVTTKTETSKIIRDAKESLKDIINQFKQIKSELTSEEDDVFDEIEATYMERPISETLMQFSEALKNLIQRRKKNKTFVSNNLDNEKITAKSHSRIKVPIENSQISLESLKNLKIQHSDKDEKLEELKKDTQDIDIEESSNLDTNQASREKYFSMYINDRDTPMIAQKSTENVSNNIGKSHASKEDDRMQENNENNLNI, from the exons ATGGATCATTTAATTATCTTAGTAGCCATGGTACATTTATTGTACTGCCCATTTACAAAAGTGGAAGAGAGTTTCAATCTGCAGGCTATGCACGATATCTTATATCACGGTTTTAACCTGTCCGAG TATGATCACCATGAGTTTCCTGGAGTTGTACCACGATCATTCGTGGGACCAATTATAATATCAGGCTTGGCATCGCCGCTAATAGCAACAATTAATTATTTGCATCTTAATAAATTCTTTGCTCAATATATTG TGAGAGCAATATTGGCTTTGTTGGTAATATTAATGTTAAAACTATATAAAGATGCTTTGCAAAGCATCTTTGGTTCACAGTTTACAAAATGGTTTGTTATAATTACTGTGACACAATATCACTTCATGTATTACTTAAGCCGTCCATTACCAAACATAATGGCTATGCCATTAG taCTGCTGGCTTTATTTGGGTGGTTGAGACAAAATCACATCGTATTTATTTGGTCATCAGCAGCTGCAATAATAATATTCAGAGCAGAACTTGCTATGCTACTgggattattccttttgtacgatataACCAACATGAAACTGACTATACCAAG ACTACTTAAAATTGCGGTTCCAGCTGGTATATTTTTTCTGAcgctaacaatcacaatagattCCATATTTTGGAGACGTTTAATGTGGCCTGAAGGCGAAGTATTTTACTTCAATACTATACTTAATAAGAGCAGTGAATGGGGT ACATCGCCATTTTTATGGTACTTCTATTCAGCACTTCCACGTGGATTggctttttcatattttttaataccTTTGGGTATGCTTTGGGATGCTAGAGTTCGAACATTAACAGTCCCTGGTATTGTATTTGTTGGTTTATTCTCTTTTTTACCACATAAAGAGTTGAGGTTTATCATATATGTATTTCCACTACTGAATGTTAGTGTAGCAGCTGTTTGTCATAGGAT ATGGGAAAACAGAACAAAAAGTCCATGGAATGGATTTCTGGCACTGGTCATTATAGGCCATCTGGTTTTAAATACTTTATTCTCTATGTTTCTTTTATGTGTTGCTGGTTCTAACTATCCTGGTGGTTTAGCTATTACTAAATTACACAGACTTGAAAAAGATTCTATTGATCCAGTGCATGTACACATTGATGTACTAACTGCACAGACGGGAGTTTCAAGATTTACACAGATAAATGATTCTTGGAT TTATTCAAAACAAGAAaatttaatgattgatgatcctCAAATGCTTCAATTTACACATCTCTTAATGGAAGCTAAAAGTAAATACTCTCCAAATATAAAGCCTTATCTTAAAACTCATGATATCTTGGATTCTGTGGATGGTTTCTCTCATATAGTACTGAACTATAACATGTTACCACCTATAAGAATAAAAACTAaacctattatatttattatgaaaagAAAGCCTAACATAAGGTATGATCCCAAAAGAGCTGAAACACAAGCTTTCTCCAAGCTACAGCTTCAAAGTGACACACAAAAAAGTATCGAAAATAAAGTTATGAAAAATGATACAGTAAAAAGTATGGAACCAATATTAGATGAGATAATGGAATCATTAGAGGAATTTGAAAAACCTCTAAACGTTAGCAGCGAAAGCACATTTGACATAAAAGAGGAAGAACCAATTATGTCAAGTGACGTGCAAGATGAGTCTAAGCAATCCaatgaggcattaaatacagaacaaatatcAATAAATTTACCTGAAAGTAATTTATCATATCTAAAAACACCAGTTCAAGAAGAAAAAACACAAAACTTATCTGAAGTGGCAAATGATATAAAATCTGACAATAATACTAAATTACAGCATAatgtagaaaatatttctattacTACAGAGAACAAATTAAACATAAACGATGAAGAATCTGAGAGAATGAGAAAGATAAAAGAAAGATCAAAACTGTCTAATGTTCTTCAAGAAGGTAGTCGTATAAAAGAAACTGTTAAAAAGATGATTCAGGAGAAGCTAGAAGCAGTTAAGCTTAAAAAAGATACCGCAGATGAGAAGAAGATATTAGACGATCCAGAGAAAATGAATGCAAACATAAAGAGAGTACCTATAAAAGTCGAATTACCACAAAAAGTGAAAATTGTACCGAAGCAAGAGTTAAGAGAGAGATCTACAACTGTTCAAGAAACTGTTAAAGATAATAAGGCAGTTAATGTAAGGGACAGTATCAGAAATATAATAAATCAGTTTAAAGAATTTGAAAAAGACTTTGTACACGAAGAATTACAATTAACTAAAAAGGAACACAGTACTGAGCATAGTGAACAATCAGTTAAAATAAGTACCGAAACGTTAGATACTTCGATAGAAACACGTCCCAAAACTTTAGATAATCCTATGGATGAAGTAGATGTTACAACAAAAACTGAAACATCGAAAATAATCAGAGATGCCAAAGAAAGTCTAAAAGACATCATAAATCAGTTTAAGCAGATAAAGTCTGAATTAACTTCTGAAGAAGATGACGTGTTCGACGAAATTGAAGCTACATACATGGAAAGACCAATTTCCGAGACGTTGATGCAATTCAGTGAAGCTCTGAAAAATTTAATACAACgaagaaaaaagaataaaacaTTCGTTTCAAATAATTTAGATAACGAAAAGATTACAGCGAAGTCACATTCTCGGATTAAAGTACCAATAGAGAATTCACAAATTTCTTTAGAGtcgttaaaaaatttgaaaatccaaCATAGCGATAAAGACGAGAAATTAGAGGAATTAAAAAAAGATACTCAGGATATTGACATAGAAGAAAGCTCAAATTTAGATACAAATCAAGCTTCtcgagaaaaatatttttcaatgtaTATAAATGATAGAGATACTCCTATGATTGCTCAAAAGTCTACTGAAAATGTGTCAAATAACATAGGGAAAAGCCATGCTTCCAAAGAAGATGATAGGATgcaagaaaataatgaaaataacttaAATATTTAA
- the Alg12 gene encoding alg12 alpha-1,6-mannosyltransferase isoform X2 yields MLKLYKDALQSIFGSQFTKWFVIITVTQYHFMYYLSRPLPNIMAMPLVLLALFGWLRQNHIVFIWSSAAAIIIFRAELAMLLGLFLLYDITNMKLTIPRLLKIAVPAGIFFLTLTITIDSIFWRRLMWPEGEVFYFNTILNKSSEWGTSPFLWYFYSALPRGLAFSYFLIPLGMLWDARVRTLTVPGIVFVGLFSFLPHKELRFIIYVFPLLNVSVAAVCHRIWENRTKSPWNGFLALVIIGHLVLNTLFSMFLLCVAGSNYPGGLAITKLHRLEKDSIDPVHVHIDVLTAQTGVSRFTQINDSWIYSKQENLMIDDPQMLQFTHLLMEAKSKYSPNIKPYLKTHDILDSVDGFSHIVLNYNMLPPIRIKTKPIIFIMKRKPNIRYDPKRAETQAFSKLQLQSDTQKSIENKVMKNDTVKSMEPILDEIMESLEEFEKPLNVSSESTFDIKEEEPIMSSDVQDESKQSNEALNTEQISINLPESNLSYLKTPVQEEKTQNLSEVANDIKSDNNTKLQHNVENISITTENKLNINDEESERMRKIKERSKLSNVLQEGSRIKETVKKMIQEKLEAVKLKKDTADEKKILDDPEKMNANIKRVPIKVELPQKVKIVPKQELRERSTTVQETVKDNKAVNVRDSIRNIINQFKEFEKDFVHEELQLTKKEHSTEHSEQSVKISTETLDTSIETRPKTLDNPMDEVDVTTKTETSKIIRDAKESLKDIINQFKQIKSELTSEEDDVFDEIEATYMERPISETLMQFSEALKNLIQRRKKNKTFVSNNLDNEKITAKSHSRIKVPIENSQISLESLKNLKIQHSDKDEKLEELKKDTQDIDIEESSNLDTNQASREKYFSMYINDRDTPMIAQKSTENVSNNIGKSHASKEDDRMQENNENNLNI; encoded by the exons ATGTTAAAACTATATAAAGATGCTTTGCAAAGCATCTTTGGTTCACAGTTTACAAAATGGTTTGTTATAATTACTGTGACACAATATCACTTCATGTATTACTTAAGCCGTCCATTACCAAACATAATGGCTATGCCATTAG taCTGCTGGCTTTATTTGGGTGGTTGAGACAAAATCACATCGTATTTATTTGGTCATCAGCAGCTGCAATAATAATATTCAGAGCAGAACTTGCTATGCTACTgggattattccttttgtacgatataACCAACATGAAACTGACTATACCAAG ACTACTTAAAATTGCGGTTCCAGCTGGTATATTTTTTCTGAcgctaacaatcacaatagattCCATATTTTGGAGACGTTTAATGTGGCCTGAAGGCGAAGTATTTTACTTCAATACTATACTTAATAAGAGCAGTGAATGGGGT ACATCGCCATTTTTATGGTACTTCTATTCAGCACTTCCACGTGGATTggctttttcatattttttaataccTTTGGGTATGCTTTGGGATGCTAGAGTTCGAACATTAACAGTCCCTGGTATTGTATTTGTTGGTTTATTCTCTTTTTTACCACATAAAGAGTTGAGGTTTATCATATATGTATTTCCACTACTGAATGTTAGTGTAGCAGCTGTTTGTCATAGGAT ATGGGAAAACAGAACAAAAAGTCCATGGAATGGATTTCTGGCACTGGTCATTATAGGCCATCTGGTTTTAAATACTTTATTCTCTATGTTTCTTTTATGTGTTGCTGGTTCTAACTATCCTGGTGGTTTAGCTATTACTAAATTACACAGACTTGAAAAAGATTCTATTGATCCAGTGCATGTACACATTGATGTACTAACTGCACAGACGGGAGTTTCAAGATTTACACAGATAAATGATTCTTGGAT TTATTCAAAACAAGAAaatttaatgattgatgatcctCAAATGCTTCAATTTACACATCTCTTAATGGAAGCTAAAAGTAAATACTCTCCAAATATAAAGCCTTATCTTAAAACTCATGATATCTTGGATTCTGTGGATGGTTTCTCTCATATAGTACTGAACTATAACATGTTACCACCTATAAGAATAAAAACTAaacctattatatttattatgaaaagAAAGCCTAACATAAGGTATGATCCCAAAAGAGCTGAAACACAAGCTTTCTCCAAGCTACAGCTTCAAAGTGACACACAAAAAAGTATCGAAAATAAAGTTATGAAAAATGATACAGTAAAAAGTATGGAACCAATATTAGATGAGATAATGGAATCATTAGAGGAATTTGAAAAACCTCTAAACGTTAGCAGCGAAAGCACATTTGACATAAAAGAGGAAGAACCAATTATGTCAAGTGACGTGCAAGATGAGTCTAAGCAATCCaatgaggcattaaatacagaacaaatatcAATAAATTTACCTGAAAGTAATTTATCATATCTAAAAACACCAGTTCAAGAAGAAAAAACACAAAACTTATCTGAAGTGGCAAATGATATAAAATCTGACAATAATACTAAATTACAGCATAatgtagaaaatatttctattacTACAGAGAACAAATTAAACATAAACGATGAAGAATCTGAGAGAATGAGAAAGATAAAAGAAAGATCAAAACTGTCTAATGTTCTTCAAGAAGGTAGTCGTATAAAAGAAACTGTTAAAAAGATGATTCAGGAGAAGCTAGAAGCAGTTAAGCTTAAAAAAGATACCGCAGATGAGAAGAAGATATTAGACGATCCAGAGAAAATGAATGCAAACATAAAGAGAGTACCTATAAAAGTCGAATTACCACAAAAAGTGAAAATTGTACCGAAGCAAGAGTTAAGAGAGAGATCTACAACTGTTCAAGAAACTGTTAAAGATAATAAGGCAGTTAATGTAAGGGACAGTATCAGAAATATAATAAATCAGTTTAAAGAATTTGAAAAAGACTTTGTACACGAAGAATTACAATTAACTAAAAAGGAACACAGTACTGAGCATAGTGAACAATCAGTTAAAATAAGTACCGAAACGTTAGATACTTCGATAGAAACACGTCCCAAAACTTTAGATAATCCTATGGATGAAGTAGATGTTACAACAAAAACTGAAACATCGAAAATAATCAGAGATGCCAAAGAAAGTCTAAAAGACATCATAAATCAGTTTAAGCAGATAAAGTCTGAATTAACTTCTGAAGAAGATGACGTGTTCGACGAAATTGAAGCTACATACATGGAAAGACCAATTTCCGAGACGTTGATGCAATTCAGTGAAGCTCTGAAAAATTTAATACAACgaagaaaaaagaataaaacaTTCGTTTCAAATAATTTAGATAACGAAAAGATTACAGCGAAGTCACATTCTCGGATTAAAGTACCAATAGAGAATTCACAAATTTCTTTAGAGtcgttaaaaaatttgaaaatccaaCATAGCGATAAAGACGAGAAATTAGAGGAATTAAAAAAAGATACTCAGGATATTGACATAGAAGAAAGCTCAAATTTAGATACAAATCAAGCTTCtcgagaaaaatatttttcaatgtaTATAAATGATAGAGATACTCCTATGATTGCTCAAAAGTCTACTGAAAATGTGTCAAATAACATAGGGAAAAGCCATGCTTCCAAAGAAGATGATAGGATgcaagaaaataatgaaaataacttaAATATTTAA